The sequence below is a genomic window from Hippocampus zosterae strain Florida chromosome 7, ASM2543408v3, whole genome shotgun sequence.
GACAGTTGGGTTGTGCTGGTTTCCACCCAAAGGCTTCTACGGCCCCATGGCGCGCATGAGCCTGCAACTGGATGGCGGTACTGCAAGAGGAGGAAAAAGCGATATGATGAAATTACTCTCCGGGAGAGACCCCAATGATGCTGCACATTCAGACCAATTTAAATAGCTCCTGTAACGCCATGTTGAGAGCTTAAAACAATCATTTGACATGTTTTAtcagcaaacaaaacacaaacagatcATAACATATCTAACTCCAGCACAGAGCTCCTACGTGAAAAGAACAATACTGTATACTTCAGTATAAGTACAGATACTGTATTAAAGAACACTGGTAAAAGCGGAAAATAATTTAATATAACCGCCTCTTCAGTATATTATAGACTATATTGAGATTCCCCCAATATTCGAGTCCAATTTTAATATGCAATTTTCCCCCAAGTCCGCTTTCCTCTGTATTTTTAGACAAACTAGAGCAATAAATTAGTCTGTTTTACAaagccaattccaatgaagttgcgaTGTtcattgtgttaaacataaataaaagaatacaaTGCTTTTTAAATCCATGCCATGACTGGGCCtaaaaggagcttccctgaattgcCATGTCATTCACAAGCAAGTGCATGAACAACTGCGTGCGAAAATCGTCGCACGGTTTAAGGACAATCTTCTTCAACGTAGTTTTGCAAGGAATTTAGTTCTCTAAACCTTTTATACCACCAAGAAAAATACTGAGCTCATAAAGTACCACCATAATGACTAACATTAAAATACGGTAGTGTAGTAGGTCTAAGTGTTTGTGAAAAATGATAACGTTGCAAGTCAATATAACATGCACAGTTTGGCCATTAAAACTGTGCCTAAATGTCGGGGAAAAGAATACGACTGAACTGTACTTGGGTTGTAATTCGTTGAAGTAGCACCAGAAAGAGCTCTAGTACCAAACTACGAGATTCACTGAATAGAAAATCCTTCTGGTCCCAACCTTGAATATAACAGACAATCCAAACACCGTTgacatcatcacaaactggcACAATGGGGGTAAATAAATACTTTGCACACAAACCACTTACCCTCTTTAATGAATATATATAGTActcatgccatccatccatccattttctgatacatttttgcacacaagggtcgcagggcgtgctggagcccataccagctgtcttcgggcagtcggcgggaggACACcccttgccagccaatcgcagagcacacagagacatacaaccattcatgctcacacccaTACCTGGACAAtgtagagcaggtgtcaccaacatttttgagggtgagagcaacttcatgtgtaccgattgtgtgaagggctaccaaattgatacacgtctgaaataacatatttgtccaaaataccttcaataatatgaggatgtgttatttttaatacttgatgatttaaattgtcagactttgatcgtgtttcgaaatgtctcacagtactgccaatgtttgcatttttaaatcataatttctactagcaaatcacaatgtccaggcactggcgggctactcaagtggtcttcacgggctacctggtgcccgcgggcaccatgttggtgaccactgatgtagagtgttccattcacttgccatgcatgtttttggaaagtgggaggaaaccggagtacccggagaaaatccacacaggcccggggagaacatgaaacgccacacagggagggcggagccAAAATCGAACCAGGCCAATCTGTTTGTGTAGTCATAAATTCTCTCTGGTTCACGTTCCTCCTTATTCTGCTGCTGTCGCTGTTTTAGGACGCCTTGTCAGGATTCGTATAACGAATGACGATACACTCACCACCACCCCTGAAAACTTCAGCACCACCTCAACGTTCCCACCCCCACATCAGTtgcatccatgacacaaagATCTCAAACGATCAAGATCGCTAGAATGGTTGACTTTTGCTCCCTCTATTTATATTTCCTTTTATAAGAAACAagcaattttgggggggggggggggtaaataaataaataaggagtATAAGGTACAgactagcggcccggtagtccagtggttagcacgtcgacttcacagcgcagaggtgccgggttcaattccagctccggcctccctgtgtggagtttgcatgttctccccgggcctgcgtgggttttctccgggtagtccggtttcctcccacgttacaaaaacatgcgtggcaggctgattgaacacgctaaaaattgtccctaggtgtgagtgtgcatggttgttcatctctgtgtgccctgcgattggctggcaaccagttcagggtgtcccctgcttactgcccgaagacggctgggataggctccagctccccccacgaccctagtgaggattaagcggtttggaaaatggatggatggatggaagtacaGACTAATCTCATTTTAAACGACAGAAATAACTCTAAATCAACAGGGGGTCAACAACTTCTTGGTTGTGTGTTTAACCTTTGGTAATCTTCAGTCGTAACCGAtaacaattattttatatacagtcaaacctcggttttcgaacatctcTGTTGTCGActaaatcggttttcgaccaaaaatttcgattttttatttatttttatgcctcggattatgactgaaaatcggttctcgaccaaaccgagcgcacttgaatgcgccacttgtaCTCGTCTCGCCTtctttacacgaggaagtgagcagatttttgtttttaaagagcATGGTTTCAGTTTTCGAAAATAtcagttttcaaacagccttctggaacggattatggtcgaaatcCAAGGTATGACTGtgctgtcataaaaaaaaaaagtaacaatgcCCACTCACACAAGAAAAACGTCTgtagaaaattaaaatatatcaGGGATGTTAGTAATTGATGGTTAAGAGTTCACCTTCAAACAACAATCTTATAGATAATTATCTATTTATTGTAGACTGAAAGGCAGTATGGCACATTGTTGACATTGTTTCAACATCAAAATTACAGTACAAATAGATTAGTTGGCAATTACTACATGCTTTTGGAAAAGAGGCTACCtaaaaatttctttttttaaaaagactcaATGAAAATACCGTAGCAGCAATGGGTAGTGTGGGTCAATCATttatgtacagtgatccctcgaaACTTCGCGGTTCACTTATCGCGGTTTCAGTGCATCATGGATGTTTCCAaattactgtattcagaaaaaaaaggctgaatgaCTCGGAGGTTTTGTACAttcctgtactgtatatgcagcgGGCACTCATTCAAGGCGCATGATTGGTTCCTGGTGTAATTACTGTATACGGTTTTATCATTCAAGATTAAAGTAAATACGTGTACGGCTACAGttgttgtctcaaatatgtaatgcgtaaatactgtttacatattttaaatatacacaAAAATTCCTAGGGGCGCGGGGGGAGGGGCAAACCCGACTTCGCTGATGTTCGTCTTTCGCGGGTGTTCTgctccccattaaccgcgataagtgagggatcactgtatcgtaaaaaaagtttgaagtcattccaaaaaacatccaCTTCTCCGATTACATGTCTGGTTTCTACTTATCGACAgcgagatgaaaacaaaaacatcaacatcTTCATATTCAGTATATGACGTAAAGTGGCATGGCATCACATTGTCCAttcgggaaaaaaatgtttcgacAGTTTCATGTCATACAGGATGTTATATGGTAACCAAATCTTTCCATTTCGgtaaatgaaaaatgttgcaAATGTTAAATTCAACTAATCTGAAGTGTTGATTTACCTCAGTTGGTAGGATTGCCTTTATGTCTGATTAACAAACAATCTATGCGGGCTGGAAACCCCCTCTGCTACTTGATCATCATCTCAAGCCCATTAATTACCCCGAATGGGATACACAGTTGCAAACGCAGTAAAGACACAAAAACCTTATTTTCACTTGGGCATGGTGGGGAAAAACTACGAGTTACGGAGGACCGATTTTTCGAGAGAGAAGTCATATTGAAAATAGATTTGGTTAGAGTTCATGTCCTTGGACAGCAGTATGTCAGGAATGTAAGAGAACCCTCTTTGCGTTGCCTGAACATGAGGTGCCAAAGCGAAGGGGATGTCACCAAGGAGATCGGGGGCCGGTGACGACGTCTCGACGACCGAGGACCTGTCTTCCAGGTTCGTGAGCGACGGAGCTGTGCTTGTAATTGTTTCCGCTGGTCGAGCTGGAGCAGGGCATGGTGGCTGCCAAAAAGCAGAAACAGAATTTGTGTTCGTCAAATCCTATTGATTGCTACCAAAGTAATAATGGCTGTGTAGATACAGAACATTCGGCAATGCCATTGATGCATAAAGCGTGATGCAGATGGgagaatcaaagaaaaaaaagttttccaaaTGTTgagtcatcatttgtgaatttagtgcaggggtgtcaaactcatttttggcacaagccacattttagttaccgtttcactcagatggccgttatgactgaaaccatacaaAGGAGTCAAGAATAGCTGTTGATTCAAGTGTTGTTTaagtcagtgtttttcaaacgtttttgagccaaggcacacgtctttcattgaaaaaatatcgcgacacaccactagctgaaaatgtgaataaaacccCCGCTCATTTTAACAACtaacgtgttatattgttaatttaaccgtttttaacatttaaGAATGACCTTACAACAGCTTGAATTGgactcaaatgaacacaaagaaaaaagtattcTATAATCTTTtgatatttattgtttcactgtcgtcctgcattcattcggcacaaattcgcttgtctctagtggtcgaaacacaaggcaactggctagctgttgctgctccctagcggtatgggatggtactacacgattactttctgggcgattcacaggcatacaaattagATGTTTTACCGCGGCACACCTGAGAATGTCTCGCGGCACAttggcacagggtttgaaaaacactggtttATGTTACTATCATAAGGGGTTTGGtaatgtcacgttctgcccgaagcgataacagatcgctccgtgcagaacaaggaagtaaagggttggatccccggaaagcagacaacgaaaaaatcttgtcaaagaaaagggtgtctttaatgacaaaaaacagaaagagcccgacagggaaaaaacggtaacacaaaacgctgatcaaataaggaccaggaataacaaagaaggaaataacaactgaaaacgctcgcggaaaacaaaaaaacgcgaggagggcctgaattggcagAAATACGATAAATACAAAATCTTAGAGGCAAaacgcgaatcacaagagtatcggccgtaaggcaaaaaggcaatgagtcaaataacaaatagcgaaatagagcacgagagcaatatggcacggcgtggaattctccggcagtgaataaactgccggagtctcctaataaaggaagcataatcatcccgaatgaactacaggtgtgcagtcggcggggagaaagcccgccccctgcaggcaggcacagaacgtgacaggataacaagaaaatgctcagAGTATATCTCTTATTCAGTAcatatgacttcaagatggtgcagtgagagtggctgcctttacaatAGCTCCTATACTTCTTATTCttttactttcttcctttcataactttgctgctgtaaattgggaatttctccattgtgagacgaataaaggttttcttattcttatgtgacaatttaaaatgttggtagacattttagcaaggatcgtgGAAGTGGACAAGTTTGAGCTGCTTTTGCGggcaacataaaatgatgtggcgggccagatttggcccccgggtcttgagtttgacaactgTGATGTTGTGTGTTTTTCGTCGTGTGTTAATGTAgagagcggcccggtggtcaactggttagcgcatcagcctcacagtgcagaggtgcagggttcgattccggtcttcctgtgtagagtttgcatgttctcctgcgtgggttttctccgggtgctccggtttcctcacacattccaggaacatgcgtggcaggttcatggaagcctttaaattgtccctaagtgtgagtgtgagcgcggatggctactcgtctatgtgtgccctgcgattggctggcgaccagttgagggtgtgccccgcctactgcccaaagatagctgggataggctcctgccccccccccccccgccacccttgtgaggaggaagcagatcagaaattggatggatggatagagctTGATATTTTATGAAACCCCCTGACAAGGTCACTGCTTTTGTAAAAGATTCAACCTTTTTTAACAGGGATCCAAACCCAAATTTGTCGAGCTTACCGTGCAGATAGTCGAGACATGCACAATAAGGGATAGCGCTTCGTTATTTAATTTCCATTAACTGGGAACTGGAAACGAATTAACTTGTGTCACGGTGTAGGTTAGCCAGGCATGGACAAATGGACTATCAGTAGGCCGCTTGCAGCTGAAGCTATGGGGCAGCAATCTTGCATTGCCACTGTtaatgacaactttttttttcccactgagaACAATGATACCAGTGCGTGGTTTGCGCCAGGATCCTTGCATGGAGTAATGAGAGACCCTCAAAGCAGCCTCCTGCAGCCGAGTACAGCAGCCTAATGTTAAAAGTATATTCATAGATTGGCATGTTTATgatttatcagaatcagaatcagaatcagaatcatctttattggccaagtatgtagaacacacaaggaatttatcTCCGgtgtaacacgctgcactagtatcatcgtaaacaacaaaatcattgaaccattttagagtaaccgctagttttgaagtaccattttgtggtgcaagaagagtgactgtcagtgactgtttaaggagttaatggctagagggaagaagctgtttaagtgtctactggatttggtgcgcatggatctgtagcgtctgcctgaggggagtggctgaaaaaggtggtgggcagggtgcgggggatccaggaggattttccgtgcccttgtcttgattcttgcagtgtgcaagtcctcaagagtgggtagggcggtgccaacaattttttctgccgtcctaactgtccgttgaagtcggattttgtccttttttgtggcggccccaaaccaaaccgtgatggaagaacacaggattgattcgatgactgcagtgtagaactgtcgtagcacctcctgtggcaggccatgcttcctcagcagcctcaggaagtacatccgctgccgggcccttttcaggatggagatggtgttgacttcccacttcatgtcctgggagactgtgattcccaggaacttgaaggtctcgacggttgacacagggcagttggatagtgtgaggggcaactgaggagaagaatgtttcctgaagtccacgatcatctctacagttttgatcgtgttcagcccgaggttgtgtcggccgcgccaaagctccagctgctccacttgttggcggtacgcagactcgtcgccgtctttgatgagaccgatgaccgtggtgtcgtctgcgaactttatgagtttgacagctggatctgttgaggtgcaatcgtttgtgtagagagagaagagcagtggcgagaggacacatccctgtggggcaccagtgctggtagtgcgtattgatgatgttgttgctcccagtctcacctgttgtgtccgtccggtcaggaagctgaggatccactggcagatcgtaggggacacaccgaggtggagtagtttgggggtgaggagttccgggatgatggtgttgaacgcagagctgaaatccacaaacagaatccttgcgtaggtccctgtgctgtcgaggtgctcgaggatgtagtgcagacctatgttgactgcgtcttccacagacctgtttgcccggtaggcaaactggagagggtccagcaggggtccagtgacgttctttaggtgattcagcacaaggcgttcaaaggacttcatgaccacagacgtcagggcgacaggcctgtagtcgttcagttccgatgttgccgatttcttgggaactgggatgatggtagactgtttgaagcaggatgggacctcacacagctccagggatctgttgaagatttgtgtgaagaccggagccagctggtcagcgcagactttcaggtaggagggggacactttgtcgggccccggagctttcttgatcttttgctgcttgaagagccgtctcacatcctgttcgtggatctgtagtggagaaaaagagggtggggggctaggtagagtggtttctggtagaggtgggtgtgtgtgggaaatgggggtgtccttttcaaatcggcagaaaaacatgtttagttcattagcaagacccttattgttcactgtttggggggatggcattctatagttagtgattgctttcaggccattccatacagatgcagagtcgttagcagagaactggtttttcagcctctctgcatagcttctctttgcgatgttaatttcctttgtcaattggtttcgggcatgtttgtacagtgcccgatctccacttctaaatgcggcctctttctctttcctgagttgcctgagtttgggagtaaaccatggcttgttattgttgaaggagcagaacgacttcgttggtacacacatgtcctcacagaaactgatgtatgatgttacagtgtctgtgtattcatccagtgtgcccgttgaagtttcaaagacgccccaatcagtgcagtctaagcattcttgtagagctagctttgcttcatctgtccattttttcacagtcttaacaaccggtttaacacatttgagtttctgtctgtatgtaggtattaagtggattaaattgtggtcagaaagacccaatgctgcacgggcgacgatctgtatgcatttttgattgttgtgtagcagtgatctagaatattgccttctctggtgaaacagtcgatgtgctgcttatatctgggaagttcacggttaagatgtgctctattaaaatcgcccaaaatgatcaggggtgactctgggtattttagttcgagtttgtttacttgttcggctagcgtttgtatcgccgtgttagcgttagcttgtggcgcaatgtaaacaccgactagtaaaaaggaggtgaactcacgtggcgagtagaatggcttgcagtttaaagacagcgactccaggtccgggctgcagtgtgcatc
It includes:
- the umad1 gene encoding UBAP1-MVB12-associated (UMA)-domain containing protein 1, whose amino-acid sequence is MLSFLGFRKDSKKSTSERDPDGGFVIIGESVEEQRRKMQSMNIAQPSTNVIVLPSKPPCPAPARPAETITSTAPSLTNLEDRSSVVETSSPAPDLLGDIPFALAPHVQATQRGFSYIPDILLSKDMNSNQIYFQYDFSLEKSVLRNS